TATTGAATGCTGCGTGACCTGTCGCCCCCCCGCGGCGTCAGATGCGCGGGGCCGGCAGGTCCAGTTCCTGCGTGATCCAGCCAGCGAACAGGCGCACCGAGCGCCGGGCCTTGGCGGCGCGGGGGAAGACAAGGTAATGGCCGACATAAGTGACATCGCTGGCCTTGCCCGCCAGCGGCGCCACCAGTTCGCCGCGGGCGATCTCGCGTTCGGCGAGGCGGGTGGACTCAAGCGCGATACCCAGCCCATCCACCGCCGCGGCAATGGCCATGAAGGAGCGGTCGAAGCGCGAACCGCGCGGCCCTGGAGGCGCGACACCGTTGAGCTCGAACCAGTGGTTCCAGCGCACGCGCTTGTTGTCGCTTTCGATCAGGTCATGATCGAGCAGGTCCAGCGGGCAGCCGATCCGCGCAGCCATTTCCGGCGCGCACAGGGGGGTGACCGTCTCCTCGCCAAGGGGCACCACCACCAGCCCCTCCTGCCGTGGCGGGCCGTAGCAGATGTCGGCGTCGAACTCGTCGTGCTCGAAGCGGGGATAGTCCACGCCGGCCGCGAGCCGCACCTCCAGCCCCGGCTGTTGCGCGAGCAGCGTGCGCAAGCGCGGAAGCAGCCATTGGGCGGCGAGCGAGGGGGCGCAATGGAGCCGCAGCAGGTTCACCGAGCGGGCGCCCACCATCTCAATCCCCTGCCGCATCTCATCGAAGCCGGCCGCCACATGGCGCATCAGCGCCTCGCCCGCCGGATTGAGGCGCACGGCGCGCCCTTCCCG
This genomic interval from Aquabacter sp. L1I39 contains the following:
- a CDS encoding LysR substrate-binding domain-containing protein, whose translation is MKRLPLSALQAFEAAARRGSFRVAGEELGISPSAISHAVRKLEDLMGTALFEREGRAVRLNPAGEALMRHVAAGFDEMRQGIEMVGARSVNLLRLHCAPSLAAQWLLPRLRTLLAQQPGLEVRLAAGVDYPRFEHDEFDADICYGPPRQEGLVVVPLGEETVTPLCAPEMAARIGCPLDLLDHDLIESDNKRVRWNHWFELNGVAPPGPRGSRFDRSFMAIAAAVDGLGIALESTRLAEREIARGELVAPLAGKASDVTYVGHYLVFPRAAKARRSVRLFAGWITQELDLPAPRI